Proteins from one Triticum aestivum cultivar Chinese Spring chromosome 7A, IWGSC CS RefSeq v2.1, whole genome shotgun sequence genomic window:
- the LOC123149485 gene encoding binding partner of ACD11 1, protein MAAATAPVEVPVAAPVRTVKVTNVSLSATEQDIKEFFSFSGDIEHVDMKSGDEWSQVAYVTFKDAQGAETALLLSGATIVDLSVIIAPAPEYQPPPTASAPLMSGTRVPAGGDNVVHKAEDVVSTMLARGFTLGKDAVGKAKSFDERHGFTSTATAKVASIDKKIGLSEKFTMGTTVVNEKVKEMDQKFQVSDKTKSALAAAEQTVSNAGSAIMKNRYVFTSASWVTSAFGKVAKAATDVSTMTKEKMSAEDQQKGSGGSSYTPIR, encoded by the exons atggcggcggcgacggctccggTGGAGGTGCCCGTGGCGGCGCCG GTGAGGACTGTGAAGGTCACAAATGTTTCCCTGAGTGCAACTGAGCAAGACATTAAGGAGTTCTTTTCTTTTTCAGGAGACATTGAACATGTGGATATGAAAAG TGGTGACGAGTGGTCTCAAGTTGCATATGTTACTTTTAAAGATGCCCAAGGAGCAGAGACTGCGCTCCTTCTTTCG GGCGCAACAATAGTTGACCTTTCTGTTATCATTGCACCTGCTCCAGAGTATCAACCGCCCCCTACTGCCTCTGCTCCACTG ATGAGTGGAACCAGAGTACCAGCGGGTGGTGACAATGTGGTCCACAAGGCTGAGGATGTTGTCAGCACTATGCTTGCCAGGGGTTTCACCCTGGGCAAAGACGCCGTTGGCAAGGCGAAATCTTTTGATGAGAGGCATGGCTTCACATCCACTGCCACCGCCAAGGTGGCCTCCATCGACAAGAAGATAGGGCTCAGCGAGAAGTTCACCATGGGCACTACAGTGGTAAACGAGAAGGTCAAGGAGATGGACCAGAAGTTCCAGGTCTCTGACAAGACCAAGTCGGCGCTGGCTGCGGCCGAGCAGACGGTGAGCAACGCAGGGTCCGCCATCATGAAGAACAGGTACGTCTTCACGAGCGCGTCGTGGGTCACCAGCGCGTTTGGCAAGGTTGCCAAGGCTGCCACCGACGTCAGCACGATGACGAAGGAGAAGATGTCAGCCGAGGACCAGCAGAAGGGCTCCGGGGGCAGCTCGTACACGCCCATCCGCTGA